One Ananas comosus cultivar F153 linkage group 1, ASM154086v1, whole genome shotgun sequence DNA window includes the following coding sequences:
- the LOC109718084 gene encoding gibberellin 20 oxidase 2-like, whose amino-acid sequence MECSSNPTPLLLCHPPLDNLDKEKSTVDTNGSVDRVIAFDPSALRHQRKIPAAFIWPSIDAASTDDDGLAVPAVDLSGFAGGDAAATARAAAQVRAACGAHGFFHVIGHGVDACLARDALSCMAGFFALPRARKLRGRGRGSRSAGSAMWGYAGAHAERFTCMLPWKETLSFGYRELGGDRGVVDYFTSNLGEEFESMGWIYQKYCKAMKDLSLTVMELLAVSLGVERSHYRDFFEDSSSIMRLNYYPPCQEPELTLGTGPHCDPTALTILHQDDVGGLEVFADGRWRPVRPVDGALVVNIGDTFMALCNGRYKSCLHRAVVNRQQERRSLAFFLCPQEDRVVRPPSGNLGAPRLYPDFTWAEFLGFTQRQYRVDARTLQAFTEWLGQSPS is encoded by the exons ATGGAGTGCTCATCGAACCCCACTCCTCTTCTGCTTTGCCATCCTCCTTTGGACAACCTCgacaaagagaagagcaccgtaGACACCAATGGCAGCGTCGACCGAGTAATTGCGTTCGACCCCTCCGCGCTTCGCCACCAACGCAAGATCCCCGCGGCCTTCATCTGGCCGTCCATCGACGCCGCATCGACGGACGACGACGGCCTCGCCGTCCCTGCGGTGGACCTCAGCGGGTTCGCCGGCGGGgacgcggcggcgacggcgcgcgCGGCGGCGCAGGTGCGCGCGGCGTGCGGGGCCCACGGGTTCTTCCACGTCATTGGCCACGGCGTGGACGCGTGCCTGGCACGTGACGCGCTGTCGTGCATGGCGGGGTTCTTCGCGCTCCCGCGCGCGCGCAAGctgcgcgggcgcgggcgcgggagCCGGAGCGCCGGGAGCGCCATGTGGGGCTACGCGGGGGCCCACGCGGAGCGCTTCACGTGCATGCTCCCGTGGAAGGAGACGCTCTCGTTCGGGTACAGAGAACTGGGCGGCGACCGCGGCGTCGTTGACTACTTCACGTCGAACCTGGGCGAAGAGTTTGAGAGCATGgg GTGGATTTACCAAAAGTATTGCAAAGCCATGAAGGACTTATCCCTCACAGTCATGGAACTACTAGCGGTAAGTTTGGGGGTGGAAAGATCACACTACAGGGATTTCTTTGAGGATAGCAGTTCCATAATGAGATTGAACTATTACCCACCATGTCAAGAGCCCGAGCTCACCTTAGGGACCGGACCGCATTGCGACCCGACCGCATTGACTATCCTGCACCAAGACGACGTCGGCGGGCTCGAGGTGTTCGCCGACGGCAGGTGGCGCCCGGTCCGGCCCGTTGACGGCGCGCTGGTCGTTAACATCGGGGACACCTTCATG GCACTATGCAATGGTAGGTACAAGAGCTGCCTGCACCGCGCGGTGGTGAACCGGCAGCAGGAGCGACGGTCGCTGGCCTTCTTTCTGTGCCCGCAGGAGGATCGGGTGGTCAGACCGCCCTCCGGCAACTTGGGGGCGCCCAGACTGTACCCGGACTTCACCTGGGCTGAATTTTTGGGCTTCACCCAGCGCCAGTACCGGGTCGACGCACGCACCCTCCAGGCCTTCACCGAATGGCTCGGCCAAAGCCCCAGTTAA